A stretch of DNA from Terriglobia bacterium:
GTGGGGCGTTCGAGCGGCTGCGCGGCGAGTCGGAGAAGATGCGCGCGGTTTTCCGGCAGATCGAGCAGGTGGCGCCCTCCACGCTGTCGGTGCTGATCGTCGGCGAGAGCGGGACGGGGAAGGAGCTGGTCGCGCAGACCCTCCACGATCTCTCCGGACGGCGCAAGTTCGAGTTCGTGGCGCTCAACTGCGCGGCGATTCCCGCCACGCTCCTCGAGAGCGAGATCTTCGGCCACGAGCGGGGAGCGTTCACCGGAGCGGTCCAGCGGAAGATCGGCTGTTTCGAGATGGCTCACCGCGGGACCCTGTTCCTGGACGAGATCGCGGAGATGGACGAGAACCTGCAGGCCAAGCTCCTCAGAGTGCTGCAGGAGCAGCGGTTCAGGCGCGTCGGGGGCCGGGACGTGATCGAGGCCGACGTCCGCGTGATCGCCGCCACCAACCGGGATCCGATGAAGGCGATGGCCGACGGCAAGCTCCGGGAGGACCTGTATTACCGGCTCAACGTGTTCACCATCGCACTTCCCGCGCTGAGGGAACATCCCGAGGACATCCGCTCGTTGTGCCGCCATTTCGCGGAGCAGTACGCCACGCGGACCGCGTCGACGGTGCCGGTCATCCACCAGAGCGCGATGGAGGCGCTCCTCGCGCACTCTTGGCCGGGCAACGTTCGCGAGCTGAAGAACGCCGTCGAGCGGGCCACCCTGCTGTCGGGCGGGGGGACGATCCTGCCGGAGCACCTGCCCCCGGAGGTGCTGACCTCCCGCGGTTCCCCGGGCGCCGCCGCGGGGTTCGAACCGGCTTCGTCCGGCGACTCCGACGGGGAGAGGCTCTCCCTGAGGATCGGTACGTCCATGGACGACGCCGAGCGCGAGATGATCCGCTCGACGCTGGCGCACACCGGCGGGAACAAGACCCAGGCCGCGCGGATCCTGAGGATCTCCCTCAAGACCATGCACAACAAGGTGAAGAAGTACCGACTGTGAGAAGGCTGCTGCCGCTCCGCATCTTCGTTGTGCAACTGCTGTTCACCGTCGGTGCGGCGGCGACGGCGGTGGTGCTCGTCCGTCAGGCGTTCGAGCGGTATGCCGACGAATGGCGTCGCGAGATCGCGGGGCTCCCGGTGCAGCTCTCGCTGCAGCCGCTGGTGAACGAGGTCGCCGCGGCGTACCTGAAGCGCCTCGGGGACGTCGTCCCGGAGCGCCGCGAGGCCGCGCGCGCGCGAATCTCGGAGGGGCTCGGCAGCCTCCTCATGGCGGTGCCCGCCATCGCGAGCCTCGTGGTGGTCGACAGCGACCTCAGGATCCAGTTCGCCTCCGACAAGAACCT
This window harbors:
- a CDS encoding sigma-54 dependent transcriptional regulator, which translates into the protein MGDHMLVVDDELGSREGLRRLLEALGHDADTAASAEEALDKVEQDPPSAIFTDLVMPGLDGLEFIRRLQKDNDIPVVLFSAQGTIEQAVEAMKLGAQDFLEKPVEAAKLKILLTRLGRARELEAEKRRLKAELRERGAFERLRGESEKMRAVFRQIEQVAPSTLSVLIVGESGTGKELVAQTLHDLSGRRKFEFVALNCAAIPATLLESEIFGHERGAFTGAVQRKIGCFEMAHRGTLFLDEIAEMDENLQAKLLRVLQEQRFRRVGGRDVIEADVRVIAATNRDPMKAMADGKLREDLYYRLNVFTIALPALREHPEDIRSLCRHFAEQYATRTASTVPVIHQSAMEALLAHSWPGNVRELKNAVERATLLSGGGTILPEHLPPEVLTSRGSPGAAAGFEPASSGDSDGERLSLRIGTSMDDAEREMIRSTLAHTGGNKTQAARILRISLKTMHNKVKKYRL